Proteins from a genomic interval of Trachemys scripta elegans isolate TJP31775 chromosome 25, CAS_Tse_1.0, whole genome shotgun sequence:
- the LOC117870004 gene encoding zinc finger protein 883-like, producing MLAGSIQKRELQQQNIESHPGLQMTQILTILDCTPACENGLGFPVSQPNMMSQLEQGEESWVPDLQGSEEREILRASCTAGDAMLCEKEEQNSQQENIEQVEKHRALSQQSKRNVSRDYEQGKSCEIQHRPETQQGNQPGEKAGKFISCWGTQKGLKETTAQQEILRRKRKNTCTECGKNFIHKSSLSVHLRIHTGEKPYECRECGKCFTSSSYLSKHQRIHTDDRPYECRECGKRFTRRSGLFQHQRIHTRERPYDCSECGKTFNRNSHLLSHQRIHTGERPYGCSECGKNFTQRSSLSHHQKIHTGERPYECSECGESFTQRSSLSHHQKIHTGERPYECGECEKCFTSSSALSIHQRIHTGERPYKCSECGESFTHRSGLFHHQRIHTGERPYECHECGKTFNRSSHLISHQKIHTGERPYKCRECGKNFIHRSALSVHQRIHTGERPYECSECGKTFSQCSSLISHQSIHTGERPYECSECGKNFTRRSALCEHQRLHTGERPYECSECGKSFTQRSALSVHQRIHTGERPYKCSECGKCFTSSSDLSKHQRVHTGERPYECSECGNTFSWHSAHVSHQRICKGDQHHKNL from the exons ATGCTGGCTGGGAGTATCCAGAAAagggagctccagcagcagaacATTGAATCTCACCCAGgattacagatgacacaaatcCTCACTattctggattgcaccccagcaTGTGAAAATGGCCTAG ggtttccagtttcccAACCTAATATGATGTCCCAGCTGGAACAAGGGGAAGAGTCATGGGTCCCAGACCTCCAGGGttcagaggaaagagagatcCTGAGAGCTTCCTGCACAG CAGGTGATGCAATGCTTTGTGAGAAGGAGGAGCAGAATTCTCAGCAGGAAAATATTGAGCAAGTAGAAAAACACAGAGCATTATCACAACAATCAAAAAGGAATGTGTCCAGGGATTATGAGCAGGGAAAATCCTGTGAAATTCAGCACAGACCAGAAACACAGCAGGGAAACCAGCCAGGGGAGAAAGCGGGTAAATTTATTTCCTGTTGGGGAACTCAAAAGGGCCTCAAGGAAACCACAGCACAGCAGGAAATCCtcaggagaaagagaaaaaatacatgcactgagtgtgggaaaaacttcattCACAAATCAAGCCTTTCTGTTCATCTgagaatccacacgggggagAAGCCCTACGAATGCCGTGAGTGTGGAAAATGCTTCACTAGCAGCTCATACCTTTCtaaacatcagaggatccacacagatGACAGGCCCTACGAATGCAGAGAGTGTGGGAAAAGATTCACTCGCAGATCAGGCCTTTttcaacatcagagaatccacacaagGGAGAGGCCCTATGattgcagtgagtgtgggaaaaccttcaatCGCAACTCGCATCTTCTTagtcatcagagaatccacacaggagagaggccctacggatgcagtgagtgtgggaaaaacttcactcAAAGATCAAGCCTTTCTCACCATCAgaaaatccacacaggggagaggccctacgAATGCAGTGAATGTGGGGAAAGCTTCACTCAAAGATCAAGCCTTTCTCACCATCAgaaaatccacacaggggagaggccctacgAATGTGGTGAGTGTGAAAAATGCTTCACTAGCAGCTCAGCCCTTTCTattcatcagagaatccacacaggggagaggccctacaaatgcagtgagtgtggggaaAGCTTCACTCACAGATCAGGCCTTTTTcaccatcagagaatccacacaggggagaggccctatgaatgtcatgagtgtgggaaaaccttcaatCGCAGCTCGCACCTTATTAGTCATCAgaaaatccacacaggggagaggccctataaATGCAgagagtgtgggaaaaacttcattCACCGATCAGCTCTTTCTgttcatcagagaatccacacaggggagaggccctatgaatgcagtgagtgtgggaaaaccttcagtCAATGCTCAAGCCTTATTAGTCATCAGAgtatccacacaggagagaggccctatgaatgcagcgagtgtgggaaaaacttcactcGCAGATCAGCCCTTTGTGAACATCAGAGactccacacaggggagaggccctatgaatgcagtgagtgtggaaAAAGCTTCACTCAAAGATCAGCCCTTTCTGTTCATCAAAGAATCCACACAGGTGAGAGGCCCTACaaatgcagtgagtgtggaaAATGCTTCACTAGCAGCTCAGACCTTTCTAAACATCAGCgagtccacacaggggagaggccctatgaatgcagtgagtgtgggaataCTTTCTCTTGGCACTCAGCCCATGTTAGCCATCAGAGAATCTGCAAGGGAGATCAACaccataaaaacctctag